The following coding sequences are from one Diabrotica virgifera virgifera chromosome 2, PGI_DIABVI_V3a window:
- the LOC126880843 gene encoding putative uncharacterized protein DDB_G0286901: MFLDLVNPKDLLQAQIRIRRELQLSYFEIQKTNRPNPPRPNQNNQAIRRPNFQPPRCTFCGRIGHSNNECRSRQNSQNNSHNFNDTRNFSSYQNFNNAQNNGFQRQNFSPNNNYQNTRPNDQQRPQFNQNNPQIRPSVIHKNPNFSSDRQRAHFVNYEPDYVHDYTPAPIENYHYEDFSDNNYYPPPDYYNSFDESIDLIDSQDYQDFLTVPNQNHPPDNAISINEPLSQIKNQIQTLNLDDMNPSLNFPEQKFL; this comes from the exons ATGTTTTTGGATTTAGT TAATCCAAAAGACCTTCTTCAAGCTCAGATCCGCATCAGACGAGAGCTACAATTATCTTATTTCGAGATACAGAAAACCAATCGCCCCAATCCTCCAAGACCCAATCAAAATAATCAAGCCATTAGAAGACCAAACTTTCAACCACCTAGATGCACCTTTTGTGGACGCATTGGCCACTCAAACAACGAATGTCGCTCTAGACAAAATTCCCAAAATAATTCCCATAATTTTAACGATACTCGAAATTTCAGTAGCTATCAAAACTTCAATAATGCCCAAAATAATGGCTTTCAGAGGCAAAACTTCAGCCCGAATAATAACTATCAAAACACTAGACCTAACGACCAACAAAGACCTCAGTTCAATCAAAATAACCCACAAATACGCCCTTCTGTAATTCATAAGAATCCAAATTTTTCGAGCGATAGACAGAGAGCTCATTTTGTTAACTACGAACCTGACTATGTTCATGATTATACCCCAGCTCCAATTGAAAACTATCATTACGAAGACTTCTCcgataataattattatccaCCTCCTGATTATTACAATTCATTCGATGAATCGATCGATTTAATTGATAGCCAAGACTATCAGGATTTTCTCACAGTTCCAAATCAGAACCACCCACCAGACAATGCCATTTCAATAAACGAACCTTTGTCTCAAATAAAAAATCAGATCCAAACTCTAAATTTGGACGACATGAACCCGTCTCTAAATTTTCCAGAACAGAAATTTCTCTAA